The following proteins come from a genomic window of Ignavibacteriota bacterium:
- a CDS encoding MFS transporter has translation MEIWKKNLYTLWAAQFLTMIGMNLVIPFLPFYIRHLGVTDQQELAMWSGLAFSGTFMSSFIATPIWGSLGDRHGKKMMVVRAIFGLGVAQIFVGFSQDVYQLFFFRMVQGAISGFIPAAIALVSSSTPKEKIGYSLGFLQSATAGGAVFGPFVGGILADFIEYRYIFFIVAGLCFIGGLFIMKFVQEVEQPETLKTRSSVFDNYKFVFTNNQLRLIAITIVIGQASALMIESIFALFVEHFFQQTEYVSTLTGIVVAISGLFMFIAAPWWGKRNDRIGFKKNLSVALAGTGAFYAAHIVVPGLVVLMILRAGLGFVRGGILHTLFSLSNHHAPADRKSGLMGIASSMAVLGNMLGPLTGGYIASQFGITTVFAVNSVMLMTAGFVINRFLTEVRTDEPDDTTESVEVP, from the coding sequence ATGGAAATCTGGAAAAAGAACCTCTACACATTGTGGGCGGCGCAGTTCCTCACCATGATTGGAATGAATCTCGTCATTCCTTTCCTCCCGTTTTACATCCGTCATCTCGGCGTTACCGACCAGCAAGAATTAGCAATGTGGAGCGGACTTGCATTCTCCGGCACATTCATGTCCTCATTTATCGCCACACCGATTTGGGGTTCCCTCGGCGACCGGCACGGAAAAAAAATGATGGTCGTTCGGGCAATCTTCGGTCTCGGCGTTGCTCAAATTTTCGTCGGCTTCTCTCAGGATGTCTATCAATTATTTTTCTTCCGCATGGTTCAAGGAGCGATTAGCGGATTCATCCCCGCAGCAATTGCGCTCGTCTCCAGCTCCACGCCAAAAGAAAAGATTGGCTATTCTCTCGGATTTCTTCAATCCGCCACAGCAGGCGGAGCCGTCTTCGGTCCCTTCGTCGGCGGTATTCTTGCTGATTTTATTGAATACCGATACATCTTCTTCATTGTCGCAGGTTTATGTTTCATCGGCGGTCTGTTCATTATGAAGTTTGTACAGGAAGTTGAACAACCCGAAACGTTGAAAACGCGCTCTTCCGTCTTCGATAATTACAAATTCGTCTTCACAAACAATCAACTCCGGCTGATTGCCATTACCATTGTCATCGGTCAGGCTTCTGCATTGATGATTGAATCAATCTTCGCGTTGTTTGTCGAACACTTCTTCCAGCAAACGGAATATGTTTCAACATTAACAGGAATTGTCGTGGCGATTTCAGGATTGTTCATGTTCATCGCAGCGCCATGGTGGGGAAAACGAAATGACCGAATCGGATTCAAGAAAAATCTTTCCGTTGCGCTTGCCGGAACGGGCGCGTTTTATGCCGCGCATATTGTAGTCCCCGGTCTCGTCGTGTTGATGATTCTTCGTGCAGGTCTCGGTTTCGTGCGCGGCGGAATTCTTCACACGCTTTTTTCTCTCTCCAACCATCACGCTCCCGCCGACCGGAAAAGCGGCTTGATGGGAATCGCCTCCAGCATGGCAGTGCTTGGAAACATGCTCGGTCCGCTTACAGGCGGTTACATCGCTTCACAATTTGGCATCACCACAGTATTCGCAGTGAACAGTGTTATGCTCATGACTGCCGGATTTGTTATCAATCGTTTCCTCACCGAAGTACGAACCGATGAACCGGATGACACAACTGAGTCTGTCGAAGTTCCTTGA
- a CDS encoding EamA family transporter: MFVYFVLIFQQFLASGTHIVAKIVVRDIEPLTLTLFRSVLAASGLLIYVWIQGSRLKFEQQDKKKIMWLSFLAIPLNQFLFLAGMNYSTPANAALLYGTTPAVVLVLSHYLGKEKITFRKGIGVFVALTGIVIIVFERGIDFRSEYTFGNILFVLAVLAWGLYTVQGRTMTLKYGAFSTSTATMILGGVFFLPVGMIGAVQFDYSSLTVAHVGGLLYLAIATSIFSYYLWYYALERIEASKAAIFTNMQPVLTTLLAVTLLGQELTPAFFVGGFLALVGVVLTQFG; encoded by the coding sequence ATGTTTGTTTATTTCGTTCTCATCTTTCAACAATTTTTAGCAAGCGGTACTCACATCGTTGCCAAGATTGTCGTGCGCGATATTGAACCACTGACGCTCACGTTGTTTCGTTCGGTGTTGGCGGCGTCGGGTTTGCTTATCTATGTGTGGATACAAGGAAGTCGGCTGAAGTTTGAACAACAGGATAAAAAGAAGATCATGTGGCTTAGTTTTCTTGCTATTCCTCTTAATCAATTTCTGTTTCTTGCAGGGATGAACTATTCTACTCCGGCAAATGCGGCTCTACTGTATGGTACAACTCCTGCCGTTGTCCTTGTCTTGTCTCATTATTTGGGGAAAGAGAAAATAACGTTTCGAAAGGGGATAGGCGTTTTTGTTGCTTTGACCGGAATCGTCATCATAGTGTTTGAACGGGGAATTGATTTCCGTTCAGAGTACACGTTTGGAAATATTCTTTTTGTCCTTGCGGTGTTGGCATGGGGATTATATACTGTGCAGGGTCGGACGATGACGTTGAAATATGGTGCGTTCTCAACAAGCACCGCAACGATGATACTCGGCGGTGTGTTCTTTCTCCCGGTAGGAATGATTGGAGCGGTACAGTTTGATTACTCAAGTCTGACCGTTGCACACGTTGGCGGGCTTCTCTATTTGGCTATAGCAACTTCGATATTTTCCTATTATCTCTGGTACTATGCGCTCGAACGAATCGAGGCGAGCAAGGCGGCAATTTTTACCAACATGCAACCCGTACTCACGACGTTGCTGGCAGTGACGTTGTTGGGACAGGAATTAACACCGGCATTTTTTGTCGGTGGGTTTCTTGCACTTGTAGGAGTTGTGTTGACGCAGTTTGGGTAG
- a CDS encoding choice-of-anchor D domain-containing protein, with translation MKNRFLTTMKILLFTLLVCSTILQAQSIQFSLSSMTGKRGDTLLMPLTVNAINSGHGVISGQMVFTFNTNVLNVIGLQTPGTMLDSVLDYEYNIANKRLGFSDTGAITGSGVFAYLRVIINATPSSLYDSLKFQSIMLNEGSPTATSTNGYVRVLDMHISPQSPSSNLVVGDSLQFSVTGDRQLPLTWTSSNPAIATIDTNGKMRGVGVGLIKIHVADAQGLKDSTVQFAINSPSLRSLTIYTRDTSYTQTLTFNLPIYVTDVTSLGIVSARFSINYSSTHLQAVDVLTAGTMTTNWSAPSFNVFSGKVDVALAGAQPINGSGILAYVRMRVGSAASGTTTLTFSNVLFNEEIFANTSAEQFTPIPAPTLVIQPNTATLAGGDNLLFRVTSGGTPPYAWTTSNPTVATIHPANGWLTALSRGTTTVTVVDSFGFIRTTGTITVNDIRAKLPDTSIVALGDSVDIPIFFSGANNFGVISFETRVTYNSSVVRLLNVENEGTLCESFSVSFKDTLDTVRIAAAGTLPFSNDGILLRLKFKTAPAAITGQNSLIRFTQFSLNEPGSGTPTVRMYDGRVFVGVPDPSQYLEFTPLPLLFGNVHVGSDSTATVSAKSVAIEAMSINSVTSSHPDFSVVPTLGWLEPNDSTTFTVTFTPSSRGVKNGFIIFEHNAEGSPDSLPVSGEGIAPEFSVIPSSLDFNNVQLGNSKTDSVIVTNTGTAELVVSLVESNHSDYSITPTSATLQPSESQEFAITFSPGSTGIISGQISFTHNAGGSPHSVDVTGRGVATAFVVAPASLSFGDVLLGESKLDSVTVHNIGSSELFISQARANNNNYLVSPSSATVPPYESLKFYVTFLPSSMGVKNGFVVFDHNANGTPDSVSVGGRCIAPLFSVAPTSLNFEDVVVYSSKTDSVVVTNVGTADLEISLAESNNSDYSIFPTTALLLPSASRTFTITCTPSSIGAITGVVEFTHNAVSSTDSVTLQGTGIYLTVNVPISSRWNILSLPVVPVEDSVHEIFPNAVHPYAYSFDGTNYNQDARLEFGKGYWAKFPNAEVASLQGYPKYEDTIQVHEGWNLVGSVSQSINVSSITSNPPGMVTSLFYGFNGRYFATNNIEPGKGYWVKANQSGELLLSSLVSPTKGGQVGNLSLGKIKIIASDELPPPPPEGDGNEYETLNLKPETFALEQNYPNPFNPSTVIRYQLPVDSWVTLKVYNVIGEEVATLSDGLQVSGYRFVEWDASLLPSGVYVYRLTAGNFSDVKRLILLR, from the coding sequence ATGAAAAACAGATTTCTTACTACTATGAAAATATTGTTGTTCACACTGTTGGTTTGTTCAACAATCCTTCAAGCGCAATCAATACAGTTCAGTCTTTCGAGCATGACCGGCAAACGGGGCGATACGCTTCTCATGCCTCTCACCGTGAACGCGATAAATTCCGGGCATGGAGTGATTTCCGGGCAGATGGTTTTTACATTTAACACGAACGTTCTCAATGTCATTGGTTTGCAAACACCCGGCACCATGTTGGATAGTGTGTTGGATTACGAGTACAACATTGCCAACAAGAGGCTCGGGTTTTCCGATACAGGCGCTATCACCGGAAGCGGAGTGTTTGCGTACTTGCGCGTAATTATCAATGCAACTCCTTCGTCGCTATATGATTCACTGAAGTTTCAGAGCATCATGTTGAATGAAGGTTCACCGACTGCGACTTCAACCAACGGCTACGTCAGAGTTCTCGATATGCACATCTCGCCACAAAGTCCTTCGTCAAATCTTGTCGTTGGCGACTCGTTGCAATTCAGTGTAACGGGGGATAGGCAACTTCCGCTTACGTGGACAAGTTCCAATCCGGCAATAGCGACTATTGATACAAACGGAAAGATGCGAGGAGTGGGAGTTGGTTTAATAAAGATTCATGTTGCGGACGCGCAGGGTTTGAAGGATTCGACCGTGCAATTTGCCATCAACTCCCCTTCGCTCAGAAGTCTGACGATCTATACACGCGATACTTCTTATACACAAACTCTTACATTCAATCTTCCGATATATGTCACCGACGTAACTTCGCTCGGCATCGTATCAGCACGGTTTTCAATTAATTACAGCAGTACGCATTTGCAGGCGGTTGATGTCCTCACAGCCGGAACGATGACAACGAACTGGTCTGCTCCATCGTTCAATGTGTTCAGCGGTAAAGTGGATGTTGCGCTCGCCGGCGCGCAACCAATTAACGGAAGCGGGATTCTTGCGTACGTTCGGATGCGTGTGGGAAGCGCGGCAAGCGGAACGACGACGTTGACGTTCTCCAATGTTTTGTTCAATGAAGAAATCTTTGCAAATACGAGCGCTGAACAATTCACTCCCATTCCCGCGCCGACGCTTGTCATTCAACCGAACACGGCAACGCTTGCAGGCGGCGATAATCTTTTGTTCAGAGTGACGAGCGGGGGAACGCCGCCGTATGCATGGACGACAAGCAATCCAACCGTTGCGACGATTCATCCGGCAAATGGATGGTTAACTGCATTGTCCCGCGGAACAACTACCGTTACCGTGGTTGATTCATTCGGATTCATAAGAACGACGGGAACCATCACCGTGAATGATATTCGTGCGAAGTTACCCGACACTTCGATTGTTGCGCTCGGTGATTCGGTTGATATCCCAATTTTCTTTTCCGGCGCTAACAATTTCGGAGTAATTTCCTTCGAGACGAGAGTGACGTACAATTCATCCGTTGTTCGATTGTTGAATGTCGAAAACGAGGGGACGTTGTGTGAATCGTTCAGCGTTTCCTTCAAAGATACGCTCGACACTGTTCGAATTGCAGCGGCAGGAACTCTGCCGTTTTCCAACGACGGTATTTTGCTTCGGTTGAAATTCAAAACTGCACCGGCTGCAATCACCGGGCAGAACTCGCTCATCAGGTTTACACAGTTCTCGTTGAATGAACCGGGAAGCGGGACACCTACCGTGAGAATGTATGACGGTCGTGTCTTCGTCGGTGTGCCTGACCCGTCTCAATATCTTGAGTTCACACCGTTGCCGTTATTGTTTGGAAATGTTCACGTTGGTTCGGATTCGACTGCGACTGTTTCGGCAAAGAGCGTGGCAATCGAAGCGATGAGTATTAACTCCGTCACTTCGAGTCATCCCGATTTTTCCGTCGTTCCGACGCTGGGATGGTTGGAACCGAATGACAGCACAACATTTACCGTAACGTTCACACCATCTTCTCGTGGAGTGAAGAATGGTTTCATCATTTTTGAGCATAACGCTGAAGGTTCACCTGATTCATTACCGGTCAGCGGAGAGGGCATCGCTCCTGAGTTTTCTGTTATTCCATCGTCGCTTGATTTCAATAATGTTCAACTTGGAAATAGCAAAACAGACAGCGTCATAGTAACAAATACCGGAACTGCAGAACTTGTCGTTTCGCTTGTTGAATCTAATCACAGTGATTACTCCATCACTCCAACTTCAGCCACACTCCAACCCTCAGAAAGCCAGGAGTTTGCCATTACATTTTCTCCAGGTTCGACGGGAATAATTTCCGGGCAAATCAGTTTTACACATAATGCAGGTGGTTCACCACATTCAGTGGACGTAACCGGAAGAGGAGTAGCAACAGCATTTGTTGTCGCTCCCGCAAGTTTATCGTTTGGTGATGTTCTTCTCGGAGAAAGTAAACTCGATAGTGTTACAGTTCATAACATCGGCTCATCCGAGTTGTTCATTTCTCAAGCGCGAGCGAACAACAATAATTATCTTGTCAGTCCATCATCGGCGACGGTTCCCCCGTACGAAAGTTTGAAATTTTATGTAACATTTCTGCCGAGTTCGATGGGAGTGAAGAATGGATTTGTTGTTTTCGACCATAACGCGAACGGAACGCCTGATTCTGTTTCTGTAGGTGGAAGATGTATCGCGCCATTATTTTCAGTCGCACCAACCTCACTTAATTTTGAAGATGTTGTTGTCTATTCAAGCAAGACCGACAGCGTGGTTGTTACTAATGTTGGAACAGCCGACCTTGAAATTTCTTTAGCAGAATCAAACAACTCCGATTACTCCATTTTTCCAACTACTGCATTACTCCTCCCGTCTGCAAGCAGAACATTCACCATAACATGTACTCCGAGTTCGATTGGAGCGATTACCGGAGTAGTGGAGTTTACACACAATGCTGTTTCTTCAACTGATTCGGTGACATTGCAAGGAACCGGAATTTATCTGACAGTCAATGTCCCGATTTCTTCCCGATGGAATATTCTCTCCTTGCCGGTCGTTCCTGTTGAAGATTCCGTGCATGAAATTTTCCCGAACGCAGTTCATCCTTACGCTTATTCGTTCGACGGGACAAATTACAATCAGGATGCGAGGTTGGAATTTGGTAAAGGATATTGGGCGAAGTTTCCCAATGCAGAAGTTGCTTCGTTACAAGGTTATCCAAAATATGAAGACACTATTCAGGTTCACGAAGGATGGAATCTTGTCGGTTCTGTTTCTCAATCAATCAATGTCAGTTCGATTACTTCCAATCCACCGGGAATGGTTACTTCACTATTCTATGGATTCAATGGCAGATACTTCGCGACGAATAATATCGAACCGGGGAAGGGGTATTGGGTGAAAGCAAATCAGTCCGGTGAGCTTCTACTATCGTCATTAGTTTCACCCACCAAAGGCGGGCAAGTTGGTAATTTGTCATTGGGGAAAATCAAGATTATTGCATCGGATGAACTTCCACCTCCGCCGCCTGAAGGCGACGGCAATGAATATGAAACCTTAAACCTTAAACCTGAAACCTTCGCACTTGAACAAAATTATCCGAATCCATTTAATCCATCAACGGTTATCCGTTATCAGTTACCGGTTGATTCGTGGGTGACGTTGAAAGTGTATAATGTAATCGGGGAGGAAGTTGCCACGCTTAGTGACGGGTTACAGGTTAGCGGTTACAGGTTTGTTGAGTGGGATGCATCGTTATTGCCGAGCGGTGTGTATGTGTACAGATTGACTGCCGGAAATTTTTCTGATGTAAAACGTCTCATCTTGTTAAGATAA
- the glgP gene encoding alpha-glucan family phosphorylase produces the protein MAQRLHVLAHNLWWVWHPAAQTLFKELSPLTWKISNHNPVYLLSQISGQELYARLGDEEFQPKVLDVLDTFDAYMKKKPQLFGEPNSKRNVGLVAYFCAEFGLHECLPLYSGGLGVLAGDHTKSASDLGLPFVGVGLFYRQGYFKQHVDDAGKQHEEYPSVDPQVVPVEPAIDADGNQVKILVEIGDQNVYAQGWQVNVGRCKIYLLDTDVEENDREIRGLTAMAYGGDTATRIRQEMVLGIGGVRLLRAMKIEPKVYHMNEGHAAFLTLEMMREQIQSGQSREKAEARVREKCIFTTHTPVPAGHDRFSRDVFEISMRSMAHSLNMNMEELWSYGQNPEPEGHHSFTMTVLALKLSRAANGVSKKHGEVSRIMWKNLYPGLELDDVPIGHVTNGVHLPSWSVDISWKFWQRHDSHQWQERLMDGEFWNNLSDPKVVSDEDLWSLRYQLRRQLVEFMRNKARNQRIHGGVFGEEAFQKLLNPDALTIGFARRFASYKRAALLFSDVERAEKIFNTAGRPVQIIFAGKAHPKDENGKAYLNQVVQVTNLPQFWGKVIFIENYDMNIARHLVSGCDVWLNNPRRPMEASGTSGEKIAINGGLHASVLDGWWSEAYNGENGWAIGGTEEGLRPEDEDRLDAEAMYHVLLNEIIPLFYDRDEKAIPRGWISKIRNSIKTIIPMYNTHRMVMEYAEKYYFPK, from the coding sequence TTGGCGCAACGGTTGCATGTACTTGCACATAATCTCTGGTGGGTATGGCATCCGGCGGCGCAAACACTTTTCAAAGAACTCTCGCCTCTGACATGGAAAATCTCGAATCATAATCCGGTCTATTTACTCTCTCAAATCTCCGGGCAGGAGTTGTACGCGCGTTTGGGTGATGAGGAATTTCAGCCGAAAGTACTTGACGTGTTGGATACATTCGATGCTTATATGAAGAAGAAGCCGCAATTGTTCGGCGAGCCAAACTCGAAGCGGAATGTCGGGTTGGTTGCTTATTTTTGCGCGGAATTTGGCTTGCATGAATGTCTGCCGTTGTATTCGGGCGGACTTGGTGTGCTTGCAGGCGACCATACAAAATCGGCAAGCGATTTGGGTTTACCGTTTGTCGGTGTGGGATTGTTTTACCGTCAAGGGTATTTCAAACAGCATGTGGATGATGCAGGGAAGCAACATGAGGAGTATCCTTCTGTTGACCCACAGGTTGTGCCGGTTGAGCCGGCGATTGATGCCGATGGGAATCAGGTGAAAATATTGGTCGAGATTGGGGACCAGAATGTGTACGCTCAGGGCTGGCAAGTAAATGTCGGACGATGTAAAATATATTTGCTCGATACTGATGTCGAGGAGAATGACAGGGAGATTCGGGGATTGACGGCGATGGCATACGGCGGAGATACGGCGACACGGATTCGTCAGGAAATGGTGTTGGGAATCGGCGGCGTGCGCTTGCTTCGTGCAATGAAGATTGAGCCGAAAGTATATCACATGAACGAAGGACACGCGGCATTTCTTACGTTGGAGATGATGCGGGAACAAATTCAATCAGGACAATCGAGAGAGAAAGCGGAAGCGCGTGTGCGTGAGAAATGTATTTTTACAACGCATACTCCGGTGCCGGCAGGACATGACCGATTCTCGCGCGATGTGTTTGAGATTTCGATGCGTTCCATGGCTCACTCATTGAACATGAACATGGAAGAACTCTGGAGTTATGGACAAAATCCTGAACCGGAAGGTCATCACTCGTTCACGATGACGGTGCTTGCGCTGAAACTTTCTCGCGCCGCGAACGGAGTCAGCAAAAAGCATGGAGAAGTGAGCAGGATAATGTGGAAGAATTTATACCCGGGATTGGAGTTGGATGATGTGCCGATTGGTCACGTGACGAACGGCGTTCACTTGCCGAGTTGGTCGGTGGATATTTCGTGGAAGTTCTGGCAGAGACACGATTCGCATCAGTGGCAGGAGCGATTGATGGATGGAGAGTTCTGGAACAATTTGTCTGACCCGAAAGTTGTGAGCGATGAAGATTTGTGGTCGTTGCGATACCAGTTGCGGCGACAGTTGGTGGAGTTTATGAGAAACAAAGCGCGCAATCAACGGATTCACGGCGGCGTGTTTGGTGAAGAAGCGTTTCAAAAATTGTTGAATCCCGATGCGTTGACGATTGGATTTGCCCGGCGGTTTGCATCGTACAAACGTGCGGCGTTGTTGTTTTCTGATGTGGAGCGCGCAGAGAAAATATTTAATACAGCAGGACGACCGGTGCAAATAATTTTTGCAGGCAAAGCGCATCCGAAGGATGAAAACGGAAAAGCATATTTGAATCAGGTCGTGCAGGTGACGAATCTTCCGCAGTTCTGGGGGAAAGTGATATTCATTGAAAATTATGATATGAACATTGCGCGTCATCTTGTTTCCGGTTGCGATGTCTGGTTGAATAACCCTCGCCGTCCGATGGAAGCAAGCGGAACAAGCGGAGAAAAAATTGCCATCAACGGCGGACTTCACGCAAGCGTGCTTGACGGTTGGTGGTCTGAAGCCTACAACGGAGAAAACGGTTGGGCAATCGGTGGGACGGAAGAAGGATTGCGCCCTGAAGATGAAGACCGACTCGATGCAGAAGCGATGTATCATGTCTTGTTGAATGAAATCATTCCGTTGTTTTATGACAGGGATGAGAAAGCCATTCCCCGCGGATGGATTTCGAAAATCCGTAACTCCATCAAAACTATTATTCCGATGTATAACACGCATCGGATGGTGATGGAGTATGCGGAGAAGTATTACTTTCCGAAATAA